A genomic window from Caballeronia sp. SBC1 includes:
- a CDS encoding molybdopterin-dependent oxidoreductase, giving the protein MEHHARTQDERLEIKTTTCYMCACRCGIRVHLREGEVRYIDGNPEHPLNQGVICAKGASGIMKQYSPARLTQPLMRRADAERGSAQFEPVSWEVAFDILEKRLAGIRATDPKKFALFTGRDQMQALTGLFAKQFGTPNYAAHGGFCSANMAAGMIYTIGGSFWEFGGPDLDSAKLFFMIGTAEDHHSNPLKIAISKFKRGGGRFIAINPIRTGYAAIADEWVPIKPGTDGALFMAFLHELIAADAWDHEFVQRYTNAADLVDLNEESENFGLFVSDPDTPAGNPLFPQNHAWWDTEAARAVPHHSPGVTPALDGRYTLGDGTPVAPSFTLLRERVADCTPEWAADITGIPAATIRRLAQEMIQTSRDHRITLPIRWTDAWGETHETVTGNPVAFHAMRGLAAHSNGFQSIRALAVLMSLLGTIDRPGGFRHKSPFPRAVPPSAKPPNSPDAVKPNTPLATGPLGWPAAPEDLFIDENGGPVRIDKAFSWEYPLAVHGVMHSVITNAWRGDPYPIDTLMIFMANMAWNSSMNTTKVREMLVDKHANGDYKIPFLVVCDAFQSEMTAFADLILPDTTYLERHDAMSMLDRPISEFDGPADSVRVPVVPPSGECKPFQEVLIELASRLKFPAFTTAEGTRRYRDYPDFVVNFTTTPDSGVGFLIGWRGKDGDKALVGEPNPKQWEQYAKNNCVFHYVMPEDLQYMRNCNGPYLDWAVKNGFRKFREPIVIQLYSDVMQKFRLAAQGRTKGRQPPDHLRERVEKYFDPLPFWYAPLESNSTDLERFPLAAVTQRPMAMYHSWDSQNAWLRQIHGENYLYMNPLMAAEKGIADGGWIYVESQWGRVRCMARFSETVEPGTVWTWNAIGKASGAWSLGPDANESQRGFLLNHLITDELPGTDEADQAAGRVSNSDPVTGQAAWYDVRVRIYPAEADAQHTLPQFDAMRALPGSNGVISRIVQTYFAGQGEFAARLRGAVGRK; this is encoded by the coding sequence ATGGAACATCACGCACGCACGCAGGACGAGCGGCTCGAGATCAAGACGACCACTTGCTACATGTGCGCTTGTCGCTGTGGCATTCGCGTGCATTTACGCGAAGGCGAAGTGCGTTATATCGATGGCAACCCGGAACACCCGCTCAACCAGGGCGTGATCTGCGCGAAGGGGGCGTCGGGCATCATGAAGCAGTATTCGCCCGCCCGGCTCACGCAGCCATTGATGCGCCGAGCGGACGCCGAGCGTGGCAGCGCGCAGTTCGAACCGGTCTCGTGGGAAGTCGCCTTCGATATCCTCGAAAAACGCCTTGCCGGAATCCGCGCCACCGACCCAAAGAAGTTCGCGCTCTTTACCGGCCGCGATCAGATGCAGGCGCTCACAGGCCTCTTCGCCAAACAGTTCGGTACGCCTAACTATGCGGCTCACGGCGGTTTTTGTTCGGCGAACATGGCGGCCGGCATGATCTACACGATCGGCGGCTCGTTCTGGGAATTCGGCGGTCCCGATCTCGACAGCGCCAAGCTGTTCTTCATGATCGGGACGGCGGAGGATCATCATTCCAATCCGCTGAAGATCGCCATCTCGAAGTTCAAGCGCGGAGGCGGACGCTTTATCGCGATCAATCCCATACGCACCGGTTACGCCGCCATTGCCGACGAATGGGTACCGATCAAGCCCGGCACCGACGGCGCGCTGTTCATGGCGTTTCTCCACGAGCTAATTGCTGCCGACGCCTGGGACCACGAGTTCGTGCAGCGCTATACGAACGCAGCCGACCTCGTTGACCTCAACGAAGAGAGCGAGAACTTCGGCCTGTTCGTGAGCGACCCGGATACACCCGCGGGCAATCCGCTATTTCCGCAAAATCATGCATGGTGGGATACCGAAGCGGCGCGCGCCGTGCCACATCATTCACCGGGGGTGACACCCGCGCTCGACGGCCGCTATACGCTCGGGGACGGCACGCCCGTTGCGCCGTCGTTCACGCTGCTGCGTGAGCGCGTGGCGGATTGCACGCCCGAGTGGGCGGCTGATATTACGGGCATTCCCGCCGCCACCATCCGCCGTCTCGCGCAGGAGATGATCCAGACGAGCCGCGATCACCGGATCACACTGCCCATTCGCTGGACCGACGCGTGGGGCGAGACGCACGAAACCGTCACCGGCAACCCCGTCGCGTTTCATGCCATGCGCGGGCTCGCTGCGCACTCCAACGGCTTCCAGTCGATCCGTGCGCTCGCGGTGCTGATGTCGCTGCTGGGCACTATCGACCGGCCCGGCGGCTTTCGACATAAATCGCCGTTTCCGCGTGCCGTGCCGCCATCGGCGAAACCGCCGAACAGCCCCGACGCCGTCAAGCCGAACACGCCGCTCGCGACCGGACCGCTGGGCTGGCCCGCGGCGCCGGAAGATCTTTTCATCGATGAAAACGGCGGCCCCGTTCGCATTGATAAAGCGTTCTCGTGGGAGTACCCGCTTGCCGTGCATGGTGTGATGCATAGCGTGATCACCAACGCGTGGCGAGGGGATCCGTACCCAATCGATACGTTGATGATTTTCATGGCCAACATGGCCTGGAACTCGTCGATGAATACGACGAAGGTGCGCGAGATGCTCGTCGACAAACACGCGAACGGTGACTACAAGATTCCGTTTCTCGTGGTGTGCGACGCGTTCCAGTCGGAGATGACGGCGTTCGCCGACCTCATCCTGCCGGACACGACTTACCTTGAGCGCCACGACGCGATGTCGATGCTCGATCGCCCGATCTCCGAGTTCGATGGTCCTGCCGATTCCGTGCGCGTACCGGTTGTGCCGCCTTCGGGCGAATGCAAGCCGTTCCAGGAAGTGTTGATCGAACTGGCGTCGCGGCTGAAGTTTCCGGCCTTTACAACGGCGGAAGGCACGAGGCGCTATCGTGACTATCCTGACTTTGTCGTCAATTTCACGACTACACCTGATTCTGGAGTGGGTTTCCTGATTGGATGGCGTGGCAAAGACGGCGATAAGGCGCTGGTCGGCGAGCCGAATCCGAAGCAGTGGGAGCAGTACGCGAAGAACAACTGCGTGTTCCATTATGTGATGCCGGAAGACTTGCAGTACATGCGCAACTGCAATGGGCCGTATCTGGACTGGGCGGTGAAAAACGGTTTTCGCAAGTTCCGCGAACCCATCGTCATCCAGCTTTATTCCGATGTCATGCAGAAGTTTCGTCTCGCGGCGCAAGGGCGAACGAAAGGGCGGCAGCCTCCCGATCACTTGCGCGAGCGCGTCGAAAAATACTTCGATCCGCTGCCGTTCTGGTACGCGCCGCTTGAGAGCAATTCGACCGACCTTGAGCGTTTCCCGCTCGCCGCTGTGACGCAACGGCCGATGGCGATGTATCACTCATGGGACTCGCAGAATGCGTGGCTGCGTCAGATCCATGGCGAGAATTATCTCTACATGAATCCGTTGATGGCGGCTGAGAAAGGCATTGCGGACGGCGGCTGGATTTATGTTGAGTCGCAATGGGGCCGCGTGCGCTGCATGGCTCGCTTCAGTGAAACGGTTGAGCCGGGGACGGTGTGGACCTGGAATGCGATCGGGAAGGCGTCGGGTGCATGGAGCCTCGGCCCGGACGCAAACGAATCGCAACGTGGTTTCCTGCTCAATCACCTGATCACTGACGAATTGCCCGGCACGGATGAAGCGGACCAAGCCGCCGGACGTGTCTCGAACTCGGACCCGGTGACAGGGCAGGCTGCGTGGTATGACGTGCGCGTGCGGATCTATCCGGCTGAGGCCGACGCGCAGCACACGCTGCCGCAGTTCGACGCCATGCGTGCGCTGCCGGGTTCAAACGGTGTGATATCGCGGATCGTGCAGACCTACTTCGCAGGGCAAGGCGAATTTGCGGCACGGCTGCGCGGCGCAGTAGGGCGCAAGTAG
- a CDS encoding 4Fe-4S dicluster domain-containing protein — MTQMALVIDLNVCVGCHACVTSCKEWNTSGESGSLADLNPYDADPSGTFFNRVQSFEAGSYPNAETIHFPKSCLHCEDPPCVPVCPTGASYKRKEDGLVLVDFDKCIGCKYCAWACPYGARELDEERKEMTKCTLCVDRIHDENLSERDRQPACVLACPTSARLFGDIHDPESVVSKAIKERGGYQLMPEWDTKPANHYLPRKTTSASGCGEGACSCKTASAESMPQTVDAQLERGQLHLASIATRI; from the coding sequence ATGACTCAGATGGCGCTGGTGATCGACCTGAACGTTTGCGTGGGATGCCACGCTTGCGTGACGAGTTGCAAGGAGTGGAATACTTCGGGCGAGTCGGGCAGTCTTGCCGACCTGAATCCCTACGACGCTGATCCGTCCGGCACGTTCTTCAATCGTGTCCAGAGCTTCGAGGCGGGCAGTTATCCGAACGCCGAGACCATCCATTTTCCCAAGTCATGCCTGCACTGCGAGGACCCGCCGTGCGTGCCGGTGTGTCCAACCGGTGCGAGCTATAAGCGCAAGGAAGACGGGCTCGTGCTGGTGGACTTCGATAAATGCATCGGCTGCAAGTACTGCGCGTGGGCGTGTCCGTACGGTGCACGCGAACTCGACGAAGAGCGCAAGGAGATGACGAAGTGCACCTTGTGCGTGGATCGTATCCATGACGAAAACCTCTCTGAGCGAGATCGACAACCTGCGTGCGTGCTCGCGTGTCCGACCTCTGCAAGATTGTTCGGGGACATTCACGATCCCGAATCCGTGGTGTCGAAGGCGATCAAGGAACGCGGCGGTTATCAGTTGATGCCTGAATGGGACACGAAGCCCGCGAACCACTATTTGCCGCGTAAGACGACGTCGGCTTCGGGCTGCGGGGAAGGCGCGTGCTCATGCAAGACGGCTTCCGCTGAGTCCATGCCGCAAACGGTGGACGCGCAACTTGAGCGTGGGCAATTGCATCTTGCGTCGATCGCGACGCGCATCTAA
- a CDS encoding DmsC/YnfH family molybdoenzyme membrane anchor subunit, whose translation MNPAFSVVFLTTLSGAAQGLLIALVGVEAAAHLGLLAAPSTAFYVTGAALSVVLGGLGLIASFFHLGHPERAWRAVAMWRTSWLSRECLCLPAFLACAFFYGVAHWFGSPWSLAIGALGVLASAALFVCSAMIYACLRFLQEWATPLTLANFVLLGCASGFTLVTALSAWFAPALTVGLAACACVLTLAGCASRSASLVRNARLRPKSTVQSATGIKNAKVVQVSRGFTAGAFNLREFFHGKSAGTLRGIKWGFLATAFVAPIVLMALGAGVHSVGISVALLAAACLVQYAGLVAERWFFFAEAKHPQNLYYARVG comes from the coding sequence ATGAACCCCGCTTTCTCAGTTGTCTTTCTCACCACGCTAAGCGGCGCGGCGCAGGGCCTGCTGATCGCGCTTGTCGGCGTGGAGGCAGCCGCGCATCTCGGTCTTCTCGCAGCGCCGTCAACGGCGTTCTATGTCACGGGTGCGGCGTTGTCGGTGGTGCTTGGCGGACTCGGTCTCATCGCATCGTTCTTCCATCTCGGGCATCCTGAACGCGCGTGGCGGGCGGTCGCCATGTGGCGAACCTCGTGGTTGTCGCGTGAATGCCTCTGTCTGCCGGCGTTTCTCGCATGCGCGTTTTTCTACGGCGTCGCGCACTGGTTCGGCTCGCCGTGGTCGCTCGCAATAGGGGCGCTTGGTGTGCTCGCGAGCGCCGCGCTGTTCGTTTGCTCGGCCATGATCTATGCATGCTTGCGCTTCCTGCAGGAGTGGGCCACGCCGCTCACGCTGGCCAACTTCGTCCTGCTTGGCTGTGCGTCCGGGTTCACGCTGGTCACCGCTTTAAGCGCATGGTTCGCGCCCGCACTCACAGTGGGTCTTGCCGCCTGCGCGTGCGTGCTGACGCTTGCGGGTTGCGCGAGCCGGTCGGCATCGCTCGTGCGCAATGCACGACTGCGGCCCAAGTCCACCGTGCAGAGCGCGACGGGGATCAAGAACGCCAAGGTCGTGCAGGTATCGCGCGGCTTCACTGCCGGCGCATTCAATCTGCGCGAGTTCTTTCACGGTAAATCGGCGGGCACGCTGCGCGGGATCAAGTGGGGATTTCTTGCGACGGCGTTCGTTGCTCCCATTGTGCTGATGGCATTGGGCGCAGGCGTGCATTCGGTCGGCATCTCGGTCGCGCTGTTGGCCGCGGCGTGTCTCGTGCAGTACGCAGGCCTGGTGGCGGAACGATGGTTCTTCTTCGCCGAGGCGAAGCATCCGCAGAACCTGTATTACGCGCGAGTGGGATGA
- a CDS encoding Ldh family oxidoreductase, whose protein sequence is MARLLPEALTALAVDSLLAAGALPATAQSTARALVYADQRGLSSHGVSRLPMYCAQLRNGRVDPLARPGIVSDRGAAVLVDGADGLAYPACDLAISALIERARQFGSAVAGVRRSHHFGVGAAHLQALGAAGMVGLAFSNSPAAMPAWGGRRALFGTNPIAAVFPRRQGEPLVIDLALSQIARGKIAIAARDGKPIPEGWATTRDGHPTTDARAALDGMMLPFGGAKGAMLALVVELLAAALTGANFGYEAGSFLTEEGERSRIGHLFWAIDPGALAGDDTYLSRVETLIEMMLMDDDVRLPGYRRERLAEASEQEGVDVPDALVAQLKAN, encoded by the coding sequence ATGGCCCGACTGCTTCCCGAGGCGCTCACCGCGCTTGCTGTTGACTCGCTGCTTGCCGCCGGCGCGCTGCCCGCGACCGCGCAATCGACAGCCCGTGCGCTTGTTTATGCTGACCAGCGCGGGTTGTCGTCGCATGGCGTATCGCGTCTGCCGATGTATTGTGCGCAACTCAGGAACGGCCGCGTTGATCCTTTGGCGCGACCGGGCATCGTTTCGGATCGCGGCGCGGCCGTGCTGGTCGACGGCGCGGATGGGCTCGCCTATCCCGCCTGCGATCTCGCGATCAGCGCGTTGATTGAACGCGCGCGGCAGTTCGGCAGTGCGGTGGCGGGCGTCAGGCGCAGCCATCATTTCGGCGTCGGCGCGGCGCATTTGCAGGCGCTCGGCGCGGCGGGCATGGTCGGTCTCGCGTTCAGCAACTCGCCGGCGGCCATGCCCGCGTGGGGCGGCCGGCGCGCGCTCTTCGGCACCAACCCCATTGCCGCCGTCTTCCCGCGCCGTCAAGGGGAACCGCTGGTGATCGACCTCGCGCTCTCGCAGATTGCGCGCGGCAAGATTGCCATTGCCGCCCGTGACGGCAAGCCGATTCCTGAAGGCTGGGCGACCACCCGCGACGGCCACCCGACGACCGATGCCCGGGCTGCCCTCGATGGCATGATGCTGCCGTTCGGCGGGGCGAAGGGCGCGATGCTGGCGCTGGTTGTCGAGTTGCTGGCGGCGGCGCTGACCGGCGCGAACTTCGGTTACGAAGCCGGTTCGTTCCTGACGGAGGAGGGCGAGCGTTCGCGTATTGGTCATTTATTCTGGGCGATCGATCCGGGCGCGCTGGCCGGTGACGACACCTATCTCTCGCGCGTGGAAACGCTGATTGAAATGATGCTCATGGACGACGATGTCCGGCTTCCCGGCTACCGGAGAGAACGTCTTGCCGAAGCGTCGGAGCAGGAAGGCGTTGATGTTCCCGACGCACTGGTCGCGCAACTGAAGGCAAATTGA
- a CDS encoding lysozyme inhibitor LprI family protein, which translates to MAGIVFDQRNFNDGSTGAGMTRSGKLESKLFNVRRATGTATLALLLLGGGFSGSAQAASFHCGKKVSSSEKLVCNDPELSSLDDKLAIAYKRAKDVTPDTAAFEDDRVKQWQWRQHNCKDKACVTNWYNRRISELDADFDQGTENQVTVLKASLAEQNLAPPAQAAVLRIKGDAGSLSMQ; encoded by the coding sequence ATGGCAGGCATCGTGTTCGATCAGCGCAACTTCAACGATGGATCAACGGGGGCAGGTATGACAAGGTCAGGAAAATTGGAATCGAAGCTGTTCAACGTGAGGCGTGCTACCGGGACCGCCACGCTTGCATTACTGCTGTTGGGCGGAGGCTTTTCCGGATCCGCGCAGGCCGCGAGCTTCCATTGCGGCAAGAAGGTCTCAAGCTCGGAAAAGCTCGTTTGCAACGACCCCGAACTGTCGTCTCTCGACGACAAGCTGGCGATCGCCTACAAGCGCGCGAAAGACGTTACGCCCGATACTGCAGCGTTTGAGGACGACCGCGTCAAGCAGTGGCAATGGCGTCAACACAACTGCAAGGACAAGGCCTGCGTGACCAACTGGTACAACCGTCGCATCAGTGAGCTCGACGCGGACTTCGATCAGGGAACCGAGAACCAGGTTACCGTGCTTAAAGCCAGCCTCGCTGAGCAAAATCTGGCGCCCCCGGCTCAAGCCGCCGTGTTGAGGATAAAAGGCGACGCAGGTTCCTTGTCGATGCAATAG